The DNA segment CTTTACAATCGCTCTCGCTTCAGGTTAAAGAAGAAGATACATTTGTTATTCCGCTACTTGATGCACGACGAATGGAAGTATACTCAGCAGTATTTTTTTCAGAAAAAAGAATCAGAGAAACTAAAGCTGAAATTGTAACAGAAGATTCTTTTTTGGAGTATACAGATAAGAAAAAAACAATTTTTATAGGTGATGGGGTTTCAAAATTTGAACCTCTTTGTCAACATCCAAACACGACGTTTATTACAAATAAACTTCCTTCAGCAAAACAAATGGCTGCACTTTCAGAAAAAAAGTTTAAAACCAACGACTTTGAAGATGTCGCTTATTTTGAGCCTTATTATTTAAAGGATTTTATTGCTGGGTAATCAACCTAAAACGTTTAAAATAAATTTATAAAAAAAAGCGGTATCCAATTTATGGTACCGCTTTTTGTATAGAATAAATAGGAGTTAAAACTTATAAAATTGAGTTGAAGTAAGTAACTAGCTCTGCTAAGTCTTGTTCTTCATCAAGATTTATATTTTGCTCTTTAATGTATTTTTTAACCTCTTTTTTCTTTTTCTTCATGACGTCAAGTACTTTTGATCTTCTAGTAGGAAGCTCGTAAAAAGAACCATCTTTACCTACTAAATAATAGGTTATAGTTTCTACCCATTCTGCAGGTCTATCGCTTTGGTAAGAGGTTTCGGCGAAATAAGGCTCTTTATAAGTGACTATTGCTTTTTTGTAAAGATCAAATTGATTTCCTTCTGTTACGATGTTAAAATAGCCACCTTTTTCTTTTGAACCCTTATAAGGTACAAAAACATATATGTCTTGAAATATTTTAACGTAAACATCCGGATCTTTAATGAGTGCGCTGTATTCTTCAGAGTCTTTACTCTTTGATATTTCAATCTCGTCAGCAAAAGCATTATAACGTAATAGAACGTTTTTGTTAGCTAACTCTTTTCCTTGATATATGTTTCCTTTTATAAAACTTTCATTTGCATAAGGAGAGCCTTTCATACTTTCAAACTCTTCTTTAGATATATCAAAAGAGGCATATCGTTGTTCAATATCTATTTTTTTTGATTGGAGTTTCTGCAAACTAGTTTCTAGACCACCTACAGGATCCTGTGCAAAAAGCATTGTAGAACTAATCAAAAAAGCTAGTAGTAATGAGTGTTTTTTCATAATTTATATTTTAAAGTGTTATAAATATACTAATTATTGTCTTTTTTTACTAATTTAAAGGAATTTAGATTGTATTTGTGTATATTGTGTTATGGGGTAAGATGTTTAATCTGGCAGTTTCTAAGCGTACTTTTCCTTCTTTAGTGGTGTATCATTTTATATTCCCAAAACTATTGTTCTTACGATACGATTATATTCATGAGTTTACCAAACTATTGTCTAATCCGCATAATTATTTAATGGGTTTTATTGCTAGATAATCTATACTCTTTATAATAAACACATAAAAAAAGCGGCACCTATAAAGTGCCGCTTTTTTCTATATAGAAATTAAACTTATAATAATGAGTTGAAGTAAGTAACAAGTTTTGATAAATCTTGCTCTTCATCAAGATCTATATTTTGCTCTTTAATATATCTTTTAACTTCTTTCTTCTTTTTGCTCATGACGTCTAGTACTTTTGACCTTCTAGTGGGAAGTTCGTAAAAAGAACCGTCTTTCCCTACTAAAAAATAGGTTACAGTATCAACCCATTTAGCTGGCTTATCTGTTTGATAGGATGTTTTGGCATATGTGGGTTCTTTATAGGTAACTTTCACTTTTTTGTAAAGATCAAATTGATCTCCTTCGGTCACAACATTAAAATAGCCCCCTTTTTCATTAGAGCCATTATAAGGAACAAATTCATAAATATCTTGGAATATTTTTACATACACGTCAGGATCTTTAATGAGTGCATTATATGTGTCAGTCTGTTTATTTTTTTTTATTTCTATCTCGTCGGCAAAAGCATTATAACGTAATAGAACGTTTTTATTTGCTAACTTTTTTCCTTGATATATGTTTCCTTCTATAAAAGTTTCATTTGCATAAGGAGAGCCTTCCATACTTTCAAACTCTTCTTTAGATATATTAAAGGAGGCATAACGTTGTTCTGAGTCAATTTTTTTATTTTGAAGTTGGTACAAACCTGCCTCTTGAGCTGAGACCCCAATCGTACCAATTAAAAATACTAATGGTAATATATATATTTTCATAATATGTATTTAGTTATTATTAATTATTATCCTTTTTTGCTATTTGTACAGGATTTAGGTTATAATGATGTACATCGCGTTGTGGAAACGGAATGCTTATTCCAGCTGCTTCTAAGCGTGCTTTTCCTTCTTCAAGGGTGTGCCATTTTATACCCCAAAAATCTTCGTTCTTAGCCCAATAACGCAGGGAAAGGTTAACTGAACTGTCACCTAAATCACCCACGACAATCATTGGTTTTTTATCTTCATCCTGCATAACAGTTTCTTGTTCATTAACAAGATTAAGTAATATCTCCTTGGCTTCCTTTATGTTATCATCATAACCTATGCCAAAAGTTAAAGCTGCTTTCCTAATTCCTTGGGAAGAGTAGTTTATAATGTTATCATTAGATAGTTTTCCATTGGGTACTATAGCTTCTTGATTACCAAAAGTTAAAATACGGGTATTGAAAATAGAAATTTCTTTCACGCTTCCTTCTATGCCTTGAGCCGAAATCCAATCGCCTACTCTAAATGGTTTTATCAATAAAATTAAAACCCCTCCAGCGAAATTGGCAAGTGAACCTTGTAAGGCAAGACCAATAGCCAAACCTGCGGCACCAATAACGGCAACCAAGGAGGCAGATTCAACACCTAATTGAGTGATGACCAATACAAATAGTAGGATTTTTAAACCCCAACCTATCAGGCTCGCTATAAAATTTTCAAGTGTTACATCGTACTCTTTTTTATCAAAGAACTTACGTACAAACTTATTAATGATTTTTATCACCCATAAACCAACGACCAACATCACGATGGCCCCGATTAGTGTAGGTAGAAAATCAATCAGTTTTTGTCCATATTCTTCGGCATAAGTTTGCCAATTGTTTAATTTGTCCATTTAATTTAATTTTTTTTAATTGTTTTAATAGCTTTTTTTATTTCTGAAACAGGCAGTTTGCATGTATTGTCAATGCAAACGTAAATCAATGTTTCATCTTTAACAAACCTGTTTTGTAATAAAAACAGGTCTGATGCTTTAGTACTTCCGGCAAGTAACGTATTAGGCAAGTACTTTTTATTTATTTCTTTTGTTTTTTCTGGTGCGTTGTCGCCCATAATGACTGTTTCGTAAAACTTTGATTTATAATTGGTGAGTAAATTCAACCAATTGGAAAAACCTATTGGATATGAGGATAACTCTTTCAGCACATTGGTGAGCATTTGTTTTGCGGTTGCTTTATATTGCTCGTCATTGTAATATCGCGATAATTTAAACAGGTTTTTAGCCATAATGGAATTTGAAGCAGGAATTACATTGTCCCGATATTCAAACATGCGTGTCATTAATTTATCATCTTTCGATGAAGTGAAGTAAAACATGTGCTTCTCGTCATCGTAGAAATATTGAAAAGCATAATCTGCCATTTTTTTTGAGCTATGCAGCCAGCTTTCATCCAAAGTGGCTTGATACAAAGCAATAAATGCTTCAATTACTGCGGCATAATCTTCTAAATAACCATTAATCGTGCTTTTTCCGTTTTTATAATTGTGAAATAAGGCACCATCATCCTGTAATTGCTTTTCTTTGATAAAATGGGCATTTTGTAAAGCGGCCTCCAAATATTCTTTGTTCTGAAAAGCTTTATACGCATCCACGTAGCCTTTTAACATCAGTCCGTTCCAAGAAGTCAGTGTTTTATCATCTAGACGTGGTTTTGGCCGTTTGTTTCGATAGGTGAGCAATATTTGTTTCCAGTCTTTCTTTTTTTTCTGTAATGTTTCTACTGAAATTGAAAATGTTTCAGCGATTCTGGCATCGCTTTTATCACGAATCAACACATAATTTCCCTCCTCCCATATTCCAAAGTCGTTTACATTATAATATTCTTTGAAAATCTCAAAATCT comes from the Marixanthomonas ophiurae genome and includes:
- a CDS encoding mechanosensitive ion channel family protein, with the translated sequence MDKLNNWQTYAEEYGQKLIDFLPTLIGAIVMLVVGLWVIKIINKFVRKFFDKKEYDVTLENFIASLIGWGLKILLFVLVITQLGVESASLVAVIGAAGLAIGLALQGSLANFAGGVLILLIKPFRVGDWISAQGIEGSVKEISIFNTRILTFGNQEAIVPNGKLSNDNIINYSSQGIRKAALTFGIGYDDNIKEAKEILLNLVNEQETVMQDEDKKPMIVVGDLGDSSVNLSLRYWAKNEDFWGIKWHTLEEGKARLEAAGISIPFPQRDVHHYNLNPVQIAKKDNN
- the tsaB gene encoding tRNA (adenosine(37)-N6)-threonylcarbamoyltransferase complex dimerization subunit type 1 TsaB, whose translation is MATILCIETATTNCSVALSVNGSVAAFKEDNPNGEQKGYSHAEKLHGYIEEVLASGNVSKSNLDAIAVSKGPGSYTGLRIGVSAAKGLCYALEIPLISISTLQSLSLQVKEEDTFVIPLLDARRMEVYSAVFFSEKRIRETKAEIVTEDSFLEYTDKKKTIFIGDGVSKFEPLCQHPNTTFITNKLPSAKQMAALSEKKFKTNDFEDVAYFEPYYLKDFIAG